The following are encoded together in the Corynebacterium jeikeium genome:
- a CDS encoding TIM barrel protein, whose protein sequence is MNTESGAYQVDYATAMNYSLGAPTGADALESVANSPYDKVELWWPWNTPHPSEQQMRQLVDALAKGRQENPRQLVALNLWAGDLAAGDRGVLHLVGSEGGADGAGAGAGDVFADGDPAITEELIEHLNVIEYLHRLTGVRRFNVLVGRGGRVLQRRQVRAFAAVAKRLASFGGVALVEPLSGIENYPVTSIKEAAPLVAAGGRLLLDAYHLAANGEDWTWLADRGPGSELWPEHVQIADFPGRGAPGTGEAPLEERINQLRAAGYEGEVVLEHL, encoded by the coding sequence ATGAATACAGAATCAGGTGCATATCAGGTGGATTACGCCACCGCGATGAACTACTCCCTCGGCGCGCCGACCGGCGCGGATGCTCTTGAATCCGTTGCGAATTCTCCCTACGACAAGGTGGAGCTGTGGTGGCCGTGGAATACGCCCCACCCGTCCGAGCAGCAAATGCGTCAGCTGGTAGATGCGCTGGCTAAGGGGCGACAGGAGAATCCGCGTCAGCTTGTAGCGCTGAATCTGTGGGCCGGCGACCTGGCGGCGGGCGATCGGGGAGTGTTGCATCTGGTTGGCTCGGAGGGCGGTGCTGATGGTGCAGGCGCCGGCGCCGGCGACGTGTTTGCCGACGGCGACCCCGCGATCACAGAAGAGCTGATTGAGCACCTCAACGTCATCGAGTATCTGCACCGCCTGACCGGCGTGCGCCGCTTCAATGTGCTGGTTGGCCGTGGTGGTCGCGTGTTGCAACGTCGCCAGGTTCGGGCGTTCGCTGCGGTAGCCAAGCGCCTGGCAAGCTTTGGTGGTGTGGCCTTGGTAGAGCCGCTGAGCGGCATCGAAAACTACCCTGTGACCAGCATTAAGGAGGCCGCACCCCTGGTTGCTGCAGGTGGCCGCCTTCTTCTGGACGCCTACCACCTCGCCGCGAACGGTGAAGACTGGACCTGGCTCGCCGACCGGGGGCCGGGGAGTGAGCTGTGGCCGGAACACGTGCAGATTGCGGACTTCCCAGGCCGTGGGGCGCCGGGGACTGGCGAAGCCCCGTTGGAGGAACGGATTAACCAGTTGCGCGCGGCTGGCTATGAGGGTGAGGTCGTTCTCGAGCATCTCTAA
- a CDS encoding isochorismate synthase — MTHEQRPATAPDFLLSRPDRSIRTQGRKATFPDPFEASTALRNKEADLIVGAFPFDTSLRAALMEPETVVRAEGPLEPPAFFRGKDAARSLTVESVEAQTTAEEHTAMVAAAVATIQQSRLEKVVLARAVDITYAETVDPLLIAARLIDLSAYRDGFAVDLSATGRSEYQGAMFVGSSPEMLIRRDGRHISAFPLAGSAPRTGTLSIDDATARELGSSDKDLREHRFVVEHYRRVLEPLCETLDIPATPEIHETNEMIHLGTQIAGTLKDDEYSALDLALMLHPTPAIGGTPTDDALGVIAQEKSPREFYSGAVGWCDSSGDGEFMLSIRCAIVEDNTARAWAGGGIVVDSIPAMEAEETSAKLQTALRALNVPAALREV; from the coding sequence ATGACCCACGAGCAGCGACCGGCCACCGCCCCGGATTTCCTGCTTTCCCGCCCAGATCGCAGCATCCGCACCCAGGGGCGCAAGGCGACCTTCCCAGACCCCTTCGAAGCCTCCACTGCGCTTCGAAACAAGGAAGCAGACTTGATTGTCGGCGCTTTCCCCTTCGATACCTCACTCCGCGCGGCACTCATGGAACCGGAGACTGTCGTCCGCGCCGAAGGCCCGCTGGAGCCGCCGGCTTTCTTCCGTGGTAAGGATGCCGCCCGCTCGTTGACGGTCGAGTCCGTCGAAGCGCAGACCACCGCCGAGGAACACACGGCAATGGTCGCCGCCGCCGTTGCCACGATCCAGCAGTCCCGCCTGGAGAAGGTCGTGCTGGCCCGTGCCGTGGACATCACCTACGCCGAAACCGTGGACCCGCTACTAATCGCCGCCCGCCTGATCGACCTGTCCGCTTACCGCGATGGCTTCGCCGTGGATCTCTCCGCCACGGGCCGCTCCGAGTACCAGGGCGCGATGTTCGTCGGCAGTTCGCCGGAGATGCTGATTCGCCGCGATGGCCGCCACATCTCGGCCTTCCCCCTGGCCGGTTCCGCGCCGCGCACCGGAACGCTTTCTATTGATGACGCCACAGCCCGCGAACTCGGAAGCTCCGACAAGGATTTACGCGAGCACCGCTTTGTGGTGGAGCACTACCGCCGCGTGCTAGAGCCGTTGTGCGAGACGCTGGACATCCCCGCCACCCCGGAGATCCACGAGACCAACGAGATGATCCACCTGGGCACTCAGATCGCGGGCACGCTAAAGGACGACGAGTATTCCGCGCTGGATCTGGCCTTGATGCTGCACCCCACCCCAGCCATCGGCGGCACCCCGACGGACGATGCGCTGGGGGTTATTGCGCAGGAGAAGTCCCCGCGAGAGTTCTACTCCGGTGCCGTGGGCTGGTGCGACTCCAGCGGCGACGGGGAGTTTATGCTCTCTATCCGCTGCGCCATCGTGGAGGACAACACCGCCCGCGCCTGGGCTGGCGGAGGCATTGTCGTGGATTCGATTCCCGCCATGGAGGCGGAGGAAACGTCCGCGAAGCTGCAAACAGCGCTGCGGGCACTCAACGTGCCTGCAGCGCTGCGGGAAGTGTAG
- a CDS encoding fumarylacetoacetate hydrolase family protein: MRIARIAHPEGMAFAIVEGGEPDGTGATLREIAGHPFGQPEFTGKSWPIEDVRLLAPILPSKVIAVGRNYADHVEEVFNKSAEHLPPTIFLKPPTAVIGPEAPIRIPEWATRVEFEGEMAIVIGRPCKDVNRNNWKDVVLGFTVVNDVSSRDLQFQDGQWSRAKGLDSFCPLGPWIETAVDSIDIDNQPILAHLTHEGKTETKQDSNSNQMIKSIPEIVEWVSSAFTLLPGDVICTGSPAGTAEMVPGDRIEVEIPGLGKLANPVQAYGN; this comes from the coding sequence ATGCGTATTGCTCGAATTGCACACCCCGAGGGCATGGCCTTCGCGATCGTGGAAGGCGGCGAGCCGGACGGCACCGGCGCTACACTCCGCGAGATCGCAGGCCACCCGTTCGGACAGCCCGAATTCACCGGAAAATCCTGGCCTATCGAAGACGTTCGACTGCTGGCCCCGATCCTGCCGTCGAAGGTTATCGCCGTCGGGCGCAACTACGCTGACCACGTCGAGGAGGTGTTCAACAAGAGCGCCGAGCACCTGCCGCCGACGATCTTCCTGAAGCCCCCGACAGCCGTCATTGGCCCCGAGGCTCCCATCCGCATCCCCGAATGGGCCACGCGCGTGGAGTTCGAAGGTGAGATGGCGATCGTCATCGGCCGTCCGTGCAAGGACGTCAACCGCAACAACTGGAAGGACGTGGTGCTGGGGTTCACCGTCGTCAACGACGTTTCCTCCCGCGACCTGCAGTTCCAGGACGGTCAGTGGTCCCGTGCGAAGGGCCTGGATTCCTTCTGCCCGCTGGGCCCGTGGATCGAAACGGCTGTGGACAGCATCGACATCGATAATCAGCCGATCCTGGCGCACCTCACCCACGAGGGCAAGACGGAAACCAAGCAGGATTCCAACTCCAACCAGATGATCAAGTCCATTCCGGAGATCGTGGAGTGGGTTTCCTCCGCATTCACGCTGCTGCCGGGCGATGTGATCTGCACCGGCTCGCCCGCCGGCACCGCAGAGATGGTTCCGGGCGACCGCATCGAGGTCGAGATCCCGGGTCTGGGCAAGCTGGCCAACCCGGTTCAGGCCTACGGCAACTAG
- a CDS encoding alkaline phosphatase D family protein, whose translation MTNRSANPQTPNSSTPSHSATPSNSHSTIRRTTRRTFLAGASATGAALLGTGAARALGSQAGSMAGSAAGSSVGSSGAIGSVGLQRARPVITHGVATGDVRPDGGLVWARVDRPARMVVEASTDPAFPRHKTKTFRGATLTPDSDGTGRLRLVGMEPGQKIHYRVTMEDQHTAARSVPVIGSFTTAPSTSQAPKNIRLHWSGDVAGQGYGINPDIGGMYCWKTMADRNPDLFIHSGDTVYADGPIEANHKMDDGRVFKNLTSPYKNKVAETLEEFRGQHAYNLLDENYKRFNSQVAQVVQWDDHETTNNWYPGEILEDDKYQVKDVNLLAQRGFQAFHEWQPLDRKMAVDGRVYRKISYGSLLDIFVLDMRSYKDRNPDSGASATKPGQILGEKQAKWLVEGVKNSTATWKIIANDLPLGIVVPDGDDQEGVSNGKGGKAVGREAEIGRVLSGIKDVRNVVWLTADVHYTAAHHYSPDRADFQDFAPFWEFVTGPLNAGGFGPNDMDGTFGPEVVYVHAPAKDKQNSSPLDDFQHFGEVDIDGGSKDLTVRLFTTRGKELWSKTLRAQ comes from the coding sequence ATGACAAATCGCAGTGCTAATCCTCAAACCCCCAATTCCTCGACCCCTTCGCATTCCGCAACTCCTTCCAACTCCCACAGCACCATTCGCCGCACCACCCGTCGCACCTTCCTGGCCGGCGCCAGCGCCACCGGCGCCGCTCTGCTGGGCACAGGTGCAGCGCGCGCTCTCGGCTCGCAGGCCGGCAGCATGGCTGGCTCCGCTGCCGGATCGTCGGTAGGTTCCAGCGGGGCAATCGGCTCAGTTGGATTGCAGCGCGCCCGGCCAGTAATCACTCATGGCGTCGCTACCGGCGATGTGCGACCCGACGGCGGCCTCGTATGGGCGCGCGTCGATCGACCGGCTCGAATGGTCGTAGAGGCATCGACGGACCCAGCATTCCCGCGACACAAAACCAAGACCTTCCGCGGCGCCACGCTCACCCCGGATAGTGACGGCACTGGGCGGCTGCGCCTGGTTGGCATGGAGCCGGGCCAGAAGATCCACTACCGAGTGACCATGGAGGATCAGCACACTGCCGCGCGTTCCGTGCCGGTGATCGGCAGCTTCACTACCGCCCCTTCCACCAGCCAGGCGCCGAAGAACATCCGCCTGCACTGGTCCGGCGACGTGGCGGGCCAGGGCTACGGCATCAACCCGGACATCGGCGGCATGTACTGCTGGAAGACGATGGCAGACCGCAACCCGGACCTGTTTATCCACTCCGGCGATACGGTCTACGCCGACGGGCCAATCGAGGCGAACCACAAGATGGACGACGGACGGGTATTTAAAAACCTCACCAGCCCGTACAAGAACAAGGTGGCCGAAACCCTAGAGGAGTTCCGCGGCCAGCACGCCTACAACCTGCTGGACGAAAACTACAAGCGCTTCAACTCTCAGGTCGCGCAGGTAGTGCAGTGGGATGACCACGAGACGACGAACAACTGGTATCCCGGCGAGATCCTGGAGGACGACAAGTACCAGGTCAAGGACGTGAATCTGCTGGCCCAGCGCGGATTCCAGGCGTTCCACGAGTGGCAGCCGCTGGACCGAAAAATGGCCGTGGATGGCCGCGTGTACCGCAAGATCTCCTATGGTTCCCTGCTGGACATCTTCGTGCTGGACATGCGCAGCTACAAGGACCGCAACCCGGACAGCGGAGCTTCTGCCACCAAGCCGGGACAGATCCTGGGAGAAAAGCAGGCAAAATGGCTGGTCGAGGGAGTAAAGAACTCCACCGCCACGTGGAAGATCATCGCCAACGACCTGCCACTGGGCATCGTGGTGCCGGACGGGGACGACCAGGAGGGCGTATCCAACGGCAAGGGTGGAAAGGCCGTCGGCCGCGAGGCGGAGATCGGGCGCGTGCTCAGCGGCATCAAGGACGTGCGCAACGTGGTGTGGCTGACGGCTGACGTGCACTACACCGCCGCCCACCACTACTCGCCGGATCGTGCGGACTTCCAGGATTTCGCACCGTTCTGGGAGTTCGTCACCGGGCCGCTGAATGCCGGCGGCTTCGGCCCGAACGACATGGACGGCACCTTCGGCCCGGAGGTCGTGTACGTGCACGCCCCGGCGAAGGATAAGCAAAACTCCTCGCCGCTGGATGATTTCCAGCACTTCGGAGAGGTGGACATCGACGGCGGGTCGAAGGACCTGACCGTCCGCCTGTTCACCACCCGTGGCAAGGAGCTGTGGTCGAAGACGCTGCGCGCGCAGTAG
- a CDS encoding 3-isopropylmalate dehydrogenase, whose amino-acid sequence MKLAVIAGDGIGTEVTAEALKVLHALRDDVETTDYDLGARRYLRNGELLTDADLDSLREHDAILLGAIGDPRTVPAGVLERGLLLPLRFKLDHAVNLRPSKLYPGSSSPLANPGDIDFVVVREGTEGLYCGNGGTLREGTDHEVASEVSQNTYYGVERVVRDAFERAQGRRKKLTWVHKTNVLVNAGSLWQRAIETVGQEYPEVQVDYNHIDAATIYMVTKPQEYDVIVTDNLFGDILTDLAGAVTGGIGLAASGNIDPSRKNPSMFEPVHGSAPDIAGQGIADPCAAILSVALMLRHLGDDANAERIEAAVLAEAGSRDGGPVKTAEVGDRVVANL is encoded by the coding sequence GTGAAACTCGCAGTGATTGCCGGCGATGGTATTGGCACCGAAGTGACCGCCGAGGCCCTGAAGGTTCTGCACGCTCTGCGTGACGACGTGGAGACCACCGATTACGACCTCGGCGCCCGCCGCTACCTGCGCAATGGTGAACTCCTGACTGACGCGGACCTGGACTCTCTGCGCGAGCACGACGCTATCTTGCTCGGCGCCATCGGCGACCCCCGCACCGTGCCCGCCGGCGTGCTGGAGCGCGGCCTGCTGCTGCCGCTGCGCTTCAAGCTGGACCACGCGGTGAACCTCCGCCCGTCGAAGCTGTACCCGGGATCTTCCAGCCCGCTGGCCAACCCGGGCGACATTGACTTCGTCGTCGTGCGAGAGGGAACCGAAGGCCTTTACTGCGGCAACGGCGGCACACTGCGTGAAGGAACTGACCACGAGGTGGCGTCCGAAGTATCCCAAAACACCTACTACGGCGTGGAGCGCGTGGTGCGCGATGCGTTCGAGCGTGCGCAGGGCAGGCGTAAGAAGCTGACCTGGGTGCACAAGACGAACGTGCTGGTGAACGCTGGCTCTCTGTGGCAGCGCGCCATCGAAACGGTGGGGCAGGAGTACCCCGAGGTGCAGGTGGATTACAACCACATCGACGCGGCGACGATCTACATGGTCACTAAGCCACAGGAGTACGACGTGATCGTTACGGATAACCTGTTCGGCGACATCCTGACCGACCTGGCGGGTGCTGTCACCGGCGGTATCGGCCTGGCGGCTTCCGGCAACATCGATCCTTCGCGGAAGAACCCCTCTATGTTCGAGCCGGTGCACGGCTCCGCGCCGGACATCGCGGGCCAGGGTATCGCCGACCCATGCGCGGCGATCCTGTCGGTGGCGCTGATGCTGCGTCACCTGGGCGACGATGCCAACGCGGAACGTATCGAGGCCGCTGTGCTCGCCGAGGCCGGCTCGCGCGACGGCGGACCGGTGAAGACCGCGGAGGTCGGCGACCGCGTGGTCGCTAACCTCTAG
- a CDS encoding ABC transporter ATP-binding protein produces the protein MARMTFQPYPSHSTPNAEIGDAALVIRNLVKTFANKVAVNNLNLTVPKGSFYGIVGPNGAGKTTAILAATGIIRPDSGNSWVAGHPLWADPAEGMQAEEEVLAAKRSYGLLVDGLPVFERLSGKEYLEYLGYLRDIPGEELQQRIADLLQALDLEDAGKKYIADYSAGMKKKILLAGALLHSPGVLILDEPFEAVDPVSGEVIRTILRRYVDAGGTVILSSHVMELVEGLCDHVAIINQGTVVAAGTTEQVRAGKSLSERFVEAVGGKQLDTKSFGWLRGAEQPSARQEGQASVED, from the coding sequence ATGGCGCGCATGACTTTTCAGCCATATCCCTCACACTCAACCCCCAACGCGGAAATTGGCGACGCAGCGCTGGTCATCCGCAATCTCGTAAAGACATTCGCGAACAAAGTCGCGGTGAATAACCTCAACCTGACTGTGCCGAAGGGCAGCTTCTACGGCATCGTCGGCCCCAACGGGGCGGGCAAGACCACTGCCATCCTCGCAGCAACGGGCATCATTCGGCCCGACAGTGGCAACTCCTGGGTCGCCGGTCACCCACTGTGGGCCGATCCCGCCGAGGGCATGCAGGCGGAGGAGGAAGTGCTGGCAGCCAAGCGCAGCTACGGGCTGCTGGTCGACGGCCTCCCCGTGTTCGAACGCCTCAGCGGCAAGGAGTATCTGGAATACCTGGGCTACCTGCGGGACATCCCCGGCGAGGAACTGCAGCAGCGCATCGCAGACCTGCTGCAGGCACTCGACCTAGAGGACGCGGGCAAGAAGTACATCGCCGACTACTCCGCGGGCATGAAGAAGAAGATCCTACTGGCCGGCGCCCTATTGCACAGCCCGGGAGTTTTGATTCTGGACGAGCCCTTCGAGGCCGTGGACCCGGTATCCGGCGAGGTGATCCGCACGATCCTGCGACGCTACGTGGATGCCGGGGGCACCGTGATTCTCAGCTCGCACGTGATGGAGCTGGTCGAAGGACTCTGCGACCATGTGGCAATCATCAACCAGGGCACCGTCGTAGCCGCCGGAACCACCGAGCAAGTCCGCGCTGGTAAGTCGCTTTCCGAGCGCTTCGTCGAGGCCGTGGGCGGCAAGCAGCTGGACACGAAATCCTTCGGCTGGCTACGCGGCGCGGAGCAGCCGAGCGCCCGTCAAGAGGGGCAGGCCAGTGTCGAAGACTAA
- the serA gene encoding phosphoglycerate dehydrogenase: MSNTRPVVLIADKLSQSTVDALGDSVEVRWVDGPNRPELLKAVADADALLVRSATTVDAEVLEAAPKLQIVGRAGVGLDNVDIDTATSRGVMVANAPTSNIHSACEHAISLLLSTARQIPAADKTLRDGEWKRSSFKGVEILGKTVGIVGFGHIGQLFAQRLAAFETDIIAYDPYANPARAAQLGVELVELEELMSRSDFVTIHLPKTKETAGMFDADLLAKSKKGQIIINAARGGLVDETALAEAIKSGHIRGAGFDVYASEPCTDSPLFELEEVVVTPHLGASTVEAQDRAGTDVAASVLKALSGDFVPDAVNVSGGKVSEEVALWLNLATNLGRVASELLNSAPNTVTVTARGELSTESVDALGLAGLRGVFSGVIDEQVTFVNAPQIAEERGVELDVQTQDESVSHRSILEVQVVAADGTTATVAGALTGLEHVEKIVRINHRGLDLRATGTNLFLVYPDQPGALGKVGTLLGNKGINIDAAALSPTDDEQTATLVLRVSEELDQQLVEEVKAELNASNAFVLNL; the protein is encoded by the coding sequence GTGAGTAACACCCGTCCGGTAGTCCTCATCGCCGACAAACTGTCCCAGTCCACCGTCGATGCCCTCGGCGATTCCGTCGAGGTTCGCTGGGTCGACGGCCCCAACCGCCCCGAGCTGCTGAAGGCAGTCGCAGACGCAGACGCGCTGCTGGTCCGCTCTGCAACCACCGTTGACGCAGAGGTGCTCGAGGCAGCACCGAAGCTGCAGATCGTAGGCCGCGCAGGCGTGGGCCTGGACAACGTTGACATCGACACCGCCACCTCCCGCGGCGTGATGGTCGCAAACGCTCCGACCTCCAACATCCACTCCGCCTGCGAGCACGCAATCAGCCTGCTGCTGTCCACCGCCCGTCAGATCCCCGCCGCCGACAAGACCCTGCGCGACGGCGAGTGGAAGCGCTCCTCCTTCAAGGGCGTGGAGATTCTGGGCAAGACCGTCGGCATCGTCGGCTTCGGCCACATCGGCCAGCTGTTTGCACAGCGACTGGCAGCTTTCGAGACGGACATCATCGCCTACGACCCGTACGCCAACCCCGCCCGCGCCGCACAGCTGGGCGTGGAGCTAGTGGAGCTGGAAGAGCTGATGAGCCGCTCTGACTTCGTGACCATCCACCTGCCGAAGACCAAGGAAACCGCGGGCATGTTCGACGCGGACCTGCTGGCAAAGTCCAAGAAGGGGCAGATCATCATCAACGCCGCCCGCGGCGGCCTGGTGGACGAGACTGCCCTGGCAGAGGCCATCAAGTCCGGCCACATCCGCGGCGCCGGCTTCGACGTGTACGCTTCCGAGCCGTGCACCGACTCCCCGTTGTTTGAGCTGGAAGAGGTCGTCGTTACCCCGCACCTGGGCGCTTCCACCGTGGAGGCACAGGACCGCGCGGGCACCGATGTTGCCGCTTCCGTTCTGAAGGCCCTGTCCGGCGACTTCGTTCCGGACGCCGTGAACGTCTCCGGCGGCAAGGTCTCCGAAGAGGTTGCCCTGTGGCTGAACCTGGCTACCAACCTGGGTCGCGTTGCCTCCGAGCTGCTGAACAGCGCCCCGAACACCGTGACCGTCACCGCCCGCGGCGAGCTGTCCACCGAGTCCGTTGACGCGCTGGGCCTGGCTGGCCTGCGCGGCGTGTTCTCCGGTGTGATCGACGAGCAGGTCACCTTCGTCAACGCCCCGCAGATCGCTGAAGAGCGCGGCGTGGAGCTGGACGTGCAGACTCAGGACGAGTCCGTCAGCCACCGCTCCATCCTGGAGGTTCAGGTCGTCGCTGCCGATGGCACCACCGCTACCGTCGCTGGTGCGCTGACCGGCCTGGAGCACGTGGAGAAGATCGTCCGCATCAACCACCGCGGCCTGGATCTACGTGCCACCGGCACCAACCTGTTCCTGGTCTACCCGGATCAGCCGGGTGCGCTGGGCAAGGTCGGCACGCTGCTGGGCAACAAGGGCATCAACATCGACGCCGCCGCACTGTCCCCGACGGACGATGAGCAGACGGCAACTCTGGTTCTGCGCGTGAGCGAGGAACTGGATCAGCAGCTGGTTGAAGAGGTCAAGGCAGAGCTGAACGCCTCCAACGCATTCGTTCTGAACCTCTAA
- a CDS encoding GTP-binding protein, translating into MRHAHSHSSGRTPSETTPTADAPRRGSAPAAAPASATTASATPVTVLSGFLGSGKTTLLNDLLANRGGRRIAVIVNDFSEINIDAALIAGEGHLTRGEDRFVELTNGCICCTLREDLVESVGTLARSGSFDHIVIESTGISEPMPVAATFEWRWEDGTRLADVAPIDTMVTLVDAAQFLPQIGQKKLLTEADLQATADDERTIADLLVDQVEFADVIYVTKADLVSEERYRATLALLRRMNPRARIEKLLHGRIVTAGSLDGDGARGGSSVSAADDAAEATDTAAVGGRSAVDDILGAHLYDEATARAYEGYLDELENPHTPETEEYGISSVVFRGDRPFDRERLIKALRSTTGLVRSKGYCWIADRPELAQVWHQAGPGLRIQPAGGWRQVGLTPSSEVVLIGVNFDADRAVQQFSNAMLSDAEVRVML; encoded by the coding sequence ATGAGACACGCACATAGCCATTCTTCCGGCCGCACGCCCTCTGAAACCACGCCCACTGCCGATGCTCCACGACGGGGGAGTGCACCCGCCGCCGCGCCTGCGTCTGCCACCACCGCGAGCGCCACGCCCGTCACGGTGTTGTCCGGCTTCCTCGGCTCGGGCAAGACAACACTGCTGAACGACCTGCTCGCCAACCGAGGCGGCCGCCGCATCGCGGTGATCGTCAACGACTTCTCGGAAATCAACATCGACGCCGCCCTCATCGCCGGCGAAGGCCACCTCACGCGCGGCGAGGATCGCTTCGTCGAGCTCACCAACGGCTGCATCTGCTGCACGCTGCGCGAGGATCTGGTGGAATCCGTCGGCACGCTCGCGCGCAGCGGCAGCTTCGACCACATCGTCATCGAATCCACCGGCATCTCCGAGCCCATGCCCGTCGCCGCAACTTTCGAATGGCGTTGGGAGGACGGCACTCGCCTCGCCGACGTTGCGCCGATCGACACTATGGTCACTCTTGTTGACGCCGCCCAGTTCCTGCCGCAAATAGGGCAGAAGAAGCTGCTTACAGAAGCGGACTTGCAGGCGACTGCGGACGATGAACGCACCATCGCTGATCTGCTAGTCGATCAGGTTGAGTTCGCGGACGTCATCTACGTCACCAAAGCGGACCTCGTCAGCGAAGAACGTTACCGCGCGACGCTAGCGTTGCTGCGGCGGATGAACCCGCGGGCGCGCATCGAAAAACTCCTCCACGGCCGCATCGTCACTGCTGGATCGCTAGATGGGGATGGGGCCCGTGGTGGCTCGTCGGTCAGCGCAGCAGACGACGCGGCTGAGGCGACGGATACTGCGGCGGTTGGCGGGCGGTCGGCGGTAGATGACATTCTCGGCGCGCACCTCTACGACGAGGCGACGGCCCGCGCCTACGAGGGCTACCTCGACGAGCTGGAGAACCCGCACACCCCAGAGACGGAAGAGTACGGCATCAGCTCCGTTGTCTTCCGCGGGGACCGTCCCTTCGACAGGGAGCGACTGATCAAGGCTCTGCGCTCCACAACTGGGTTGGTGCGTTCGAAAGGATACTGCTGGATTGCCGACCGTCCGGAGCTCGCTCAGGTGTGGCACCAGGCTGGCCCTGGCTTGCGGATACAACCGGCCGGCGGGTGGCGCCAGGTGGGGCTAACTCCCTCGAGTGAGGTGGTACTGATTGGCGTCAATTTCGATGCAGACAGAGCGGTACAGCAATTCTCTAATGCAATGCTGAGTGACGCAGAGGTAAGAGTTATGCTGTAA